One genomic region from Paramormyrops kingsleyae isolate MSU_618 chromosome 24, PKINGS_0.4, whole genome shotgun sequence encodes:
- the LOC140582225 gene encoding protein NLRC3-like, which produces MAHQENQTSLTVLLLRSLEELTEDELTKIKYNLIHLVNEKYQRIPRGQLEKLDRMGIADMMIRSYGEVGALKVTLEILKKMNLNDLVQRLNEDLQKCNQAGSELGDVSEKRDLMMDRIKCNLKKKFECVFEGKAKEGQSTLLKEIYTELYITESGTGGINDEHEVRQIETASKKRRTEDTTVKCNNIFKPLCGRETPIRTVLTKGVAGIGKTVSVHKFILDWAEGKSNQDIHFIFALPFRDLNLIKGEFSLIELLHRFVPELKSFQTTELFKCKVLFIFDGLDECRLPLDFQNNESWFDVTKETSLDVLLTNLIKGNLLPSALLWITSRPAAANQIPPQCFDQVTEIRGFSDAQKEEYFRKRFNNESLAERIITHVKSSRSLFIMCHIPVFCCISASVLERLFSETDSGEIPRTLTEMYTHFLIFQTRLIKDKYRLQTSKTLNWTSWFRKLIDRWMKNNETNDIKCFLLKLGKLAFHNLEKGYLIFYKKDLEQSDLDIREASVYSGVCTEVFKEEYGLYRDKVYCFVHLSIQEYLAALYVFLTNPSADLLKTSVDQALESKNGHLDLYLRFLLGLSTDSSKTLLERLLGETGFRSHNIREIAKYIKGRINENLSPHCKK; this is translated from the exons ATGGCTCACCAAGAG AACCAGACCTCGCTCACTGTCCTCTTGTTGCGTTCTCTGGAGGAGCTCACTGAAGATGAGCTGACTAAGATTAAATATAACCTGATTCACCTGGTGAATGAAAAGTATCAGCGCATTCCCAGGGGTCAGCTGGAGAAATTGGACAGAATGGGCATCGCCGACATGATGATACGTTCCTATGGTGAAGTCGGTGCTCTCAAAGTCACACTTGAAATCCTGAAGAAGATGAACCTGAATGATCTTGTTCAGAGACTGAATGAAGACCTGCAGAAGT GTAACCAAGCAGGAAGTGAGCTGGGTGACGTATCAGAGAAAA GGGATCTCATGATGGACAGAATAAAATGTAAcctgaagaagaaatttgagtgtgtctttgaagggaaagctaaggaaggacagtcaacacttctcaaagagatttacacagaactctacataactgaaagTGGGACTGGAGGaatcaatgatgaacatgaagtgagacagattgaaacagcatccaagaaaaggcgaacagaagatactacagtcaagtgcaataatatatttaaacccttatgtgggcgtgagacacctatcagaactgtactcactaaaggggtggcaggtatcgggaaaactgTCTCTGTGCACAAATTTATTctcgactgggcagaaggaaaatcaaaccaggacattcacttcatatttgctcttcctttcagggacctgaatttgattaagggtGAATTcagtctgattgaactgcttcaccGCTTTGTCCCAGAACTAAAGTCATTTCAAACTACTGAGCTGTTTAAGTGcaaagtcttgttcatctttgatggtctggatgagtgtcgccttcctctagattttcagaacaatgaaagctggtttgatgtaacaaaggaaacgtcattggatgtgctgttgactaacctcattaaggggaatctgctcccatctgctctcctctggataacctcccggccagcagcagccaatcagatacctcctcaGTGCTTtgaccaggtgacagagatacgagggttcagtgatgcccagaaggaggagtatttcaggaagagatttaaTAATGAGAGCCTGGCTGaaaggattatcacacatgtgaaatcatcaaggagcctcttcataatgtgccacatacctgtgttctgctgtaTTTCAGCCTCTGTCCTTGAGAGGCTttttagtgagactgacagtggagaaattccaaggactttgactgaaatgtacacacatttcctgatctttcagacaaGATTAATTAAAGACAAgtataggctccagacctccaAGACTCTGAATTGGACAAGCTGGTTCAGAAAACTGATCGATCGATggatgaaaaacaatgaaactaatgatattaaatgcttccTTCTAAAACTcggtaaactggcttttcatAACCTTGAGAAAGGCTATCTTATATTTTATAAGAAAGATCTGGAACAGAGTGACCTTGACATCAgagaagcttcagtttactctggagtgtgtacagaagtctttaaagaggaatatgggttgtatcgggataaggtgtactgctttgtgcatctgagcatccaggagtatctcgctgctttatatgtgtttctgacAAAcccatcagctgacctgctgaagacttcagtggatcaggcattagagagcaagaatggacacttggacctctacctccgcttcctcctgggcctctcaacagactccagtaagactctGTTAGAAAGGCTACTGGGAGAGACAGGATTCAGGTCACATAACATTAGGGAAATAGCCAAATACATCAAGGGGAGAATAAATGAGAATTTATctccacactgtaaaaaataa